In Streptomyces chartreusis, the following proteins share a genomic window:
- a CDS encoding DUF3367 domain-containing protein — MTTTTVQAPPPAAVPTSAPASGPPEGPRSRRWLLGFWAVVFVLFLVAQPGRQTFDTKLGVTVDPGQFLADLGQLWHDEGGFGGIQDQYAGYLWPMLPFYWLADLVRLPVWMAERLWMSLIVSVAFWGALRLAERLRVGSDGSRLVAAVAYALWPVFTIVVGSTSAAALPGAFLPWVLLPLTNERYTARVAALRSALVIPFMGGVNAASTLASLLPVGLYLLSRPPGPRQRKLIGWWVPGVILATAWWVVPLLLLGTYGENFLPYVESSQTTTETMSATEALRGGGNWVAYLHFGEAWLPAGWTVAASVVVVVCSALAAGLGVAGLARRDMPERRWLVLTVVTVALILLAGYGGAFGAPFHGVVQDWLNGWLVPFRNIYKFQTGLALALVLGLAHLVGVAAQARGARPVPGRRFAALIAAVLVLPGLLLPYLNGSILNPGSFKEIPKYWQSTADWMKKYSPDARALVVPATAHGIYTWGSTIDQPLDVLADSRWAQRDYVPFGTPGNRRAMDAVEQALMTGGRVPGLADFLSRAGVYYVVVRNDLDPDQIGSVPTTTVKRALEQSGYQRVTGIGPVMTGGRISEGTPLQVEGLYPRQRAVEIYRPADVDVPRPHQAGLQPVADTAVVSGGPEALLPLASQLRGRPSVLTGDNHPGLGSPQVQVTGDGLRRADTRFGLVNANTSYTYTRDERNAPDAAQDAGDKPHQILPTTGAGHQTVAELRGARSVTASSYGSWLFHLPQFDPVNAFDGNPDTAWTEGSEGSPDGEWLRIAFAGGSYDMPSSFKVTPLPQEAVRAAATRVRVETEKGAVSSFLRPDGTAQSVKAPAGATRWMKLTITDSVARQAGLTGAGFSEIALPDVTVTRLLRLPTDAEDSAAAAEIVSLSRAADPTGLSATGTEAGLHRRFGTAGAGTYEMRASAVPVAGTELDELLYEVAPDQKNRIVATADSTARLGAGLSPRNLTDGDLTTAWIAGDRPTIHLRWPDKQAVGEIVLAPAGGLSSRPTEVHISSPDGAAIAGVDENGNVRFPPITTDRLDVTVTETAPLTLYNPVVDEDLQLPVGLTEAYVPALDQYRTPPPRGSRPFSLPCGKGPVVSVDGELYRTSVRGTVGDLVERRQVEVMLCQQGREDVELRLSAGEHQVEAGDGGPLVLTDVTLTRGTVAEATSVARDLGIRDWLGDRRAVTVGSGAASYLTMYENFNDGWHATLNGKELTPVRLDGWQQGWRIPAGAGGTVELSYEPAVAYEAGLIGGAVGVALLAGLVLWRRRAPNTGEPQAVPPLPGLWLGTVAVTVVGVFIAGWFALLVPALALLAWRRHALLVPLAFLALAGAGIAAAVGAGEPVGAGDGAFGHTAQVLALIGLFAGVVSVRERAAGVPSGAGGGAGGPMGAGGGAGAPMGAGGGVPGGPPEAPTRPLPHRVRGRSALGTDPEGEWEPGTNYPRPASGPAAPESGPTAPESGPHTSASGPHTSASGPTVSARGPGVPDPDPPTTRIPPRKPRLRATGPEDAPAPAREHGTGTAGDGKDDSGKGQAP, encoded by the coding sequence ATGACGACGACCACGGTCCAGGCTCCTCCCCCGGCGGCGGTGCCCACCTCCGCGCCCGCCTCGGGCCCGCCGGAGGGTCCGCGGTCGCGGCGCTGGCTGCTGGGGTTCTGGGCCGTGGTGTTCGTGCTGTTCCTCGTGGCGCAGCCGGGGCGGCAGACCTTCGACACCAAGCTGGGCGTGACCGTCGACCCGGGGCAGTTCCTCGCCGACCTCGGGCAGTTGTGGCACGACGAGGGTGGTTTCGGCGGGATACAGGACCAGTACGCGGGCTATCTGTGGCCGATGCTGCCGTTCTACTGGCTGGCCGATCTCGTACGGCTGCCGGTGTGGATGGCGGAGCGGCTGTGGATGTCGCTGATCGTGTCCGTCGCCTTCTGGGGCGCGCTGCGACTGGCGGAGCGGCTGCGCGTGGGCAGTGACGGATCGCGTCTGGTGGCCGCCGTCGCGTACGCGCTGTGGCCGGTCTTCACGATCGTCGTCGGGTCGACGTCCGCCGCCGCGCTGCCGGGTGCGTTCCTGCCCTGGGTGCTGCTGCCGCTGACGAACGAGCGGTACACGGCGCGGGTCGCCGCGCTGCGGTCGGCGCTGGTCATCCCCTTCATGGGCGGCGTCAACGCGGCCTCGACGCTGGCCTCGCTGCTGCCGGTCGGGCTGTATCTGCTGTCCCGTCCACCGGGGCCACGGCAGCGGAAGCTGATCGGCTGGTGGGTGCCGGGGGTGATCCTGGCGACCGCCTGGTGGGTGGTCCCGCTGCTGCTGCTCGGCACGTACGGGGAGAACTTCCTTCCCTACGTGGAGAGTTCGCAGACCACCACCGAGACCATGTCGGCGACGGAGGCGCTGCGCGGCGGCGGCAACTGGGTCGCCTATCTGCACTTCGGCGAGGCCTGGCTGCCGGCCGGCTGGACCGTCGCCGCGTCCGTCGTCGTGGTCGTCTGCTCGGCGCTCGCCGCCGGGCTCGGGGTCGCGGGGCTGGCCCGGCGGGACATGCCGGAGCGGCGCTGGCTGGTGCTGACCGTGGTGACGGTGGCGCTGATCCTGCTCGCCGGGTACGGCGGCGCGTTCGGCGCGCCCTTCCACGGGGTCGTGCAGGACTGGCTGAACGGCTGGCTGGTCCCCTTCCGCAACATCTACAAGTTCCAGACGGGGCTCGCCCTGGCGCTGGTGCTCGGCCTCGCCCATCTGGTGGGCGTGGCGGCCCAGGCGCGCGGGGCGCGGCCGGTGCCCGGGCGGCGGTTCGCCGCGCTGATCGCGGCCGTGCTGGTGCTGCCGGGTCTGCTGCTGCCGTATCTCAACGGCTCGATCCTCAACCCGGGTTCCTTCAAGGAGATCCCCAAGTACTGGCAGAGCACGGCCGACTGGATGAAGAAGTACTCCCCCGACGCCCGTGCGCTCGTCGTCCCGGCGACCGCGCACGGCATCTACACCTGGGGCTCGACCATCGACCAGCCCCTCGACGTCCTCGCCGACTCGCGCTGGGCGCAGCGGGACTACGTCCCCTTCGGCACCCCCGGCAACCGGCGCGCGATGGACGCCGTCGAGCAGGCCCTGATGACCGGGGGCCGGGTGCCGGGGCTGGCCGACTTCCTGAGCCGGGCGGGCGTGTACTACGTCGTCGTCCGCAACGACCTCGACCCCGACCAGATCGGCTCGGTCCCGACGACGACGGTGAAGCGGGCCCTGGAGCAGTCCGGGTACCAGCGGGTGACCGGCATCGGGCCGGTCATGACCGGCGGGCGGATCTCCGAGGGCACCCCGCTCCAGGTGGAGGGGCTGTATCCGCGGCAGCGGGCCGTGGAGATCTACCGGCCGGCCGACGTGGACGTGCCGCGGCCGCACCAGGCCGGGCTGCAACCGGTCGCCGACACGGCCGTCGTCTCCGGCGGCCCGGAGGCGCTGCTGCCGCTGGCGTCGCAGTTGCGGGGCCGGCCGAGCGTGCTGACGGGCGACAACCACCCCGGCCTCGGCTCACCGCAGGTGCAGGTCACCGGCGACGGGCTGCGGCGCGCGGACACCCGGTTCGGGCTGGTCAACGCCAACACCTCGTACACGTACACCCGCGACGAGCGCAACGCGCCGGACGCCGCACAGGACGCGGGCGACAAGCCGCACCAGATCCTGCCCACCACGGGCGCCGGCCACCAGACCGTGGCCGAGCTGCGCGGGGCGCGTTCGGTGACGGCGTCCTCGTACGGCAGCTGGCTCTTCCATCTGCCGCAGTTCGACCCGGTGAACGCCTTCGACGGCAACCCGGACACGGCGTGGACCGAGGGTTCGGAGGGCTCGCCGGACGGTGAGTGGCTGCGGATCGCCTTCGCGGGCGGGTCGTACGACATGCCGTCGTCGTTCAAGGTGACGCCGCTGCCGCAGGAGGCGGTGCGGGCGGCGGCCACGCGGGTGCGGGTGGAGACGGAGAAGGGGGCGGTGAGCAGCTTCCTGCGGCCGGACGGCACGGCCCAGAGCGTCAAGGCGCCTGCGGGTGCGACGCGTTGGATGAAGCTGACGATCACGGACTCGGTGGCCCGGCAGGCCGGACTGACCGGCGCGGGCTTCTCCGAGATCGCCCTGCCGGACGTGACGGTGACCCGGCTGCTGCGGCTGCCTACGGACGCCGAGGACTCCGCGGCCGCCGCCGAGATCGTCTCGCTGTCCCGTGCGGCGGACCCGACCGGTCTGTCGGCGACCGGCACGGAGGCGGGCCTGCACCGGCGCTTCGGCACGGCCGGCGCGGGGACGTACGAGATGCGGGCGAGCGCGGTGCCGGTCGCCGGTACGGAGCTGGACGAGCTGCTGTACGAGGTGGCGCCGGACCAGAAGAACCGGATCGTCGCGACCGCCGACTCCACGGCGCGGCTGGGGGCGGGGCTGTCGCCGCGCAACCTGACCGACGGCGACCTGACCACGGCGTGGATCGCGGGCGACCGTCCGACGATCCATCTGCGCTGGCCCGACAAGCAGGCCGTCGGGGAGATCGTGCTGGCGCCGGCCGGCGGCCTCTCCAGCCGCCCGACCGAGGTCCACATCAGCTCCCCGGACGGCGCGGCGATCGCGGGCGTCGACGAGAACGGCAACGTCCGCTTCCCGCCGATCACCACCGACCGTCTGGACGTCACCGTCACGGAGACGGCCCCGCTGACCCTCTACAACCCGGTGGTGGACGAGGACCTGCAACTCCCGGTCGGCCTCACGGAGGCCTACGTCCCGGCCCTCGACCAGTACCGGACCCCGCCGCCGCGCGGCTCCCGGCCGTTCTCGCTGCCGTGCGGCAAGGGGCCGGTCGTCTCGGTGGACGGGGAGCTGTACCGGACGAGCGTGCGCGGGACCGTCGGGGACCTGGTCGAGCGGCGCCAGGTCGAGGTGATGCTCTGTCAGCAGGGGCGTGAGGACGTCGAGTTGCGACTCTCGGCCGGGGAGCACCAAGTGGAGGCCGGGGACGGCGGGCCGCTCGTGCTGACCGACGTGACGCTGACCCGGGGCACGGTCGCCGAGGCCACGAGCGTGGCGCGCGACCTCGGGATACGGGACTGGCTCGGCGACCGGCGCGCGGTGACCGTGGGCTCGGGCGCGGCGAGCTATCTGACGATGTACGAGAACTTCAACGACGGCTGGCACGCCACGCTGAACGGCAAGGAGCTCACGCCGGTCCGGCTGGACGGCTGGCAGCAGGGCTGGCGGATCCCGGCGGGCGCCGGCGGCACGGTCGAGCTGTCGTACGAGCCGGCGGTGGCCTACGAGGCCGGGCTGATCGGCGGCGCCGTCGGGGTCGCCCTGCTGGCCGGGCTGGTGCTGTGGCGCCGGCGGGCCCCGAACACCGGCGAGCCGCAGGCCGTGCCGCCGCTGCCGGGGCTGTGGCTCGGCACGGTCGCGGTGACCGTGGTCGGCGTGTTCATCGCCGGCTGGTTCGCGCTGCTGGTGCCGGCCCTCGCCCTGCTGGCGTGGCGCAGGCACGCCCTGCTGGTGCCGCTCGCGTTCCTCGCGCTGGCCGGGGCGGGGATCGCCGCCGCGGTCGGCGCCGGGGAGCCGGTGGGCGCAGGGGACGGCGCGTTCGGTCATACGGCCCAAGTGCTGGCGCTGATCGGGTTGTTCGCGGGGGTCGTGAGCGTACGGGAGAGGGCTGCCGGGGTGCCTTCGGGCGCCGGGGGTGGCGCCGGGGGGCCGATGGGTGCCGGGGGCGGTGCCGGGGCGCCGATGGGTGCCGGGGGCGGTGTCCCGGGTGGCCCTCCGGAGGCGCCGACGCGGCCGTTGCCGCATCGGGTGCGCGGGCGCAGTGCGCTCGGGACCGATCCGGAGGGCGAGTGGGAGCCGGGTACGAACTATCCGCGCCCCGCGTCCGGGCCGGCCGCTCCCGAATCCGGGCCTACCGCCCCCGAGTCCGGGCCGCACACCTCCGCGTCCGGGCCGCACACTTCGGCGTCCGGGCCGACCGTCTCCGCCCGCGGTCCCGGCGTACCGGACCCCGATCCACCGACCACGCGCATCCCGCCACGCAAGCCGCGCCTGCGGGCGACCGGCCCCGAGGACGCCCCGGCGCCCGCCCGGGAGCACGGCACCGGAACGGCCGGCGACGGGAAGGACGACTCCGGGAAAGGCCAGGCCCCATGA
- a CDS encoding class I SAM-dependent methyltransferase, whose translation MREQDDPDFCYSLLARDAVDQVEAYGGPVDGRVVVDVGGGGGYFTREFRARGAHAFLFEPDLAELGEKPPEGTVVADGYLLPLQDGVADVTFSSNVLEHVADPQTFLSELARVTRPGGLIYVSFTNWLSPWGGHEWAPWHYFGAERARARYRRRTGRAAKHTLGENLFAVHIGTTLRQVRARDDVKVVSARSRYWPFLAEAVVKAPGIREFATWNLLLILRRCPP comes from the coding sequence ATGCGTGAGCAGGACGACCCCGATTTCTGCTACTCGCTGCTTGCCCGTGATGCCGTCGATCAAGTGGAGGCGTACGGCGGGCCGGTCGACGGGCGGGTCGTCGTGGACGTCGGCGGAGGCGGCGGGTACTTCACCCGGGAGTTCCGGGCAAGGGGTGCTCACGCCTTCCTCTTCGAGCCGGACTTGGCTGAACTCGGCGAGAAACCCCCCGAAGGAACCGTCGTCGCCGACGGGTATCTGCTGCCCCTTCAGGACGGCGTCGCCGATGTCACCTTCTCCTCCAATGTGCTGGAGCACGTGGCCGATCCGCAGACCTTTCTCAGTGAGCTGGCACGGGTGACGCGGCCCGGTGGGCTGATCTACGTGTCGTTCACCAACTGGCTGTCCCCCTGGGGCGGCCACGAGTGGGCCCCCTGGCACTATTTCGGCGCCGAGCGGGCCCGGGCCCGCTATCGCCGGCGTACCGGGCGGGCCGCCAAGCACACCCTCGGCGAGAACCTCTTCGCCGTGCACATCGGCACCACCCTGCGGCAGGTGCGCGCCCGCGACGACGTGAAGGTCGTCTCGGCGCGCTCCCGCTACTGGCCGTTCCTCGCGGAAGCCGTCGTGAAGGCGCCCGGCATCCGCGAGTTCGCCACCTGGAACCTCCTCCTCATCCTCAGGCGGTGTCCACCATGA